One genomic segment of Helianthus annuus cultivar XRQ/B chromosome 14, HanXRQr2.0-SUNRISE, whole genome shotgun sequence includes these proteins:
- the LOC118486503 gene encoding uncharacterized protein LOC118486503: MDSPSSSSMMNFYYNEFFADGDGSTDEELEQEAVTSACQLAVRYVNHSRRPEAPKNKRSHVERDRRAAHERLMKDYFDEVPTFSNEVFRRRFRMSKRLFLRIVNDLEANYDYFKQKPDARGYLGFTGIQKCTSALRILAYGNTTDINDEYLKMAEKTTRDSLEHFCRGIIDVYGARYLRTPTWEDLRKIYEVHNAEHGLPGMIGSIDCMHWRWDNCPTAWRGQHTRGDQKGPTIILQAVASQDLWVWSAYFGVVGSCNDINVFEQSPLLEEWISGKAPKASFYICEVRKNDSGVVLEFWECLASDSGGDEEVEDGGEGG, from the exons ATGGATTCTCCTAGTTCTTCATCCATGATGAATTTTTACTACAACGAGTTTTTTGCGGACGGCGATGGTTCGACCGATGAGGAGcttgagcaagaggcggttacgagtgcatgtcAACTAGCGGTTCGTTATGTCAACCATTCTCGTCGGCCCGAAGCCCCAAAAAATAAAAGAAGCCATGTTGAACGAGACCGACGCGCGGCACacgagcgtttgatgaaagactattttgacGAGGTGCCGACATTTTCAAACGAAGTTTTTAGGCGTCGTTTCCGGATGAGTAAACGGTTGTTTCTACGCATAGTCAACGACTTGGAAGCCAACtacgattattttaaacaaaaaccggATGCGAGAGGGTACCTTGGATTCACCGGTATCCAAAAGTGTACGTCGGCATTACGAATCCTTGCTTATGGTAACACtaccgacatcaacgacgagtatctaaaaatggcggagaaaacaacacgagatagcttggaacatttttgtcgcg gtataatTGATGTGTACGGTGCGCGTTATCTTAGAACGCCTACATGGGAGGACCTTCGAAAGATCTACGAGGTACATAATGCCGAGCATGGTTTGCCTGGTATGATCGGGAGCATAGATTGCATGCATTGGCGTTGGGATAACTGCCCGACTGCATGGCGAGGCCAACACACACGTGGTGACCAAAAAGGACCCACTATTATTCTTCAGGCGGTTGCTTCacaggacctttgggtttggtcggcttactttggcgtggtcgggtcatgcaatgatatcaatgtttttgaacaatcgccgttgttagaggagtggatttctggcaaagctccaaaagcgtcgttttac ATCTGTGAGGTCCG GAAAAATGACAGTGGAGTAGTGTTAGAGTTTTGGGAGTGCTTGGCCAGCGATAGCGGCGGTGATGAAgaggttgaagatggtggtgagGGAGGTTGA